In the genome of Arthrobacter sp. PAMC25284, the window ACGGCGCTGGCGGGCAGCACCGAGTTCGTCCCCGGCCGCAGGCTCCTGCAGACTCCGGTCGGGCTCAGCGTCACTGGGCGGCAGCGCAGGCACCGCGGAGAGCATTCCGGGGGCAGCGCCGTCACGTCCGGTCTCTGAGGGCGCCGGCAGCGAGGCCATGATCCGTTCCAGGAGCCCCGCAGGAGGTTCTTCCTCCACCATGAAGCCGGTGGCCAGGGCTTCCCCGGTCTGGCGGACGCGTTCAGCGAAGGCCAAGCGTTCGGCCGGCGGCGCCGCATCGAGGTGGGCCTCAATGGCGTCCCGTTCGGCGTCGTCGACGGCATTGAGGGCATAGATTTCGGCAAGGTCAACGAGCCGGCCCGAGGCGAGGTCCGTCGCGATATCAAGAGCGAAGGGGCCCGGGACCCGAGCGTTGTCCTGTGGATTTGTGTCAGTCATCTCAGTTCACCCCCAAGCAGGTCTTGAGTCGTATTAAGCCGTCGCGGATGCGGGACTTGATGGTGGGAACAGCCGCGTTCAACTTCTCGGCAACTTCCCGGTAGGTGAGGCCGCCGTAGTAGGCGAGCCGCACTGATTCCTGTTGTGTGTCCGTCAGCGTGCCAAGACATCTCACAACCGCCTCGGCTTCGAGCCGGCTGGAGACCTCGTCGGAGACGGAATCATGGTCGATCTCCTGGCTGCTGGCGCCATATTTGGCCTCGCGGTCCGTGGAGGACTGGGAGGACCGCACTTTGTCCACGGCCCTGCGGTGCGAAATCGTCATGAGCCAGGCGAGCGGGGTGCCCGCTTCAGGATTGAATTTTGATGCGTTCTGCCAGACCTGGAGGAAAACCTCCTGCGTTGTGTCCTCGCTGAGCTCCGCGTCGATGAGTACGCGCCGCGCCATGCCAAAAACCCGTCGTGAGGTGAGTCCGTAGAACTCCGCAAACGCGGCCTGGTCGCCGTGAGCGATCTGGGCCAGCAGGCTGCCGAGTCTTCGGTTGACGTCGGCTGAGGTACCCGGGGCAGCGGTGGCCCCGGGGTTGGGAGCATTGGGAGTTTCCATCACTTCCAAGCATATGCTCCCTGCCACCGATCCACGGGCAGGACGGGAGGAACACAAGACTTGATTGCCCAATGTTGGCCATCCTGGGCGTCTGTGCGCCTGAAGTGTTGTCACTTTCGGCTCCTCGCTCCTTTTGCCGCTCGTGTCCCGCCGGCCCGAACCGGCCTGCAAAAGTAATTCGCGGCAGCAGCGTGGCCGGATGGGCGGACGCCGGGCAAACTTCGGCGGGCTGCCGCGCTAGAGCTTCGCGCCGGTAAACCCGTTCTGCCGCCAGGCCTCATAAACCGCTATCGACGCGGCATTGGCGAGGTTCAGTGAGCGCAGGGACGGCAGCATCGGCAACCGGACGCGGGACGTCACGTGGGAATCGTGTTTCAGTTCCTCGGGCAGGCCCTCCGATTCGCAGCCGAACAGCAGCACATCGCCGGGAAGATAGCTGATGTCCGTGTACGAAGCTTCGCCGTCGGAAGTGAAAGCGAAAACGCGCTCCGGGTTCAGTGCCTCCCAGGCCGCGTCGATGTCCGGATGGACCGTTACGACGGCGAGGTCGTGATAGTCCAGTCCGGCACGTCGGAGTTTGGCGTCGGAGAAATCGAAACCCAAGGGCTCCACCAAGTGCAATTCGGCGCCGGTGATGGCGGCCAGGCGGATAGCGTTGCCGGTGTTGCCGGGGATTTCGGGGGCGTGGAAGAGGATGCGGAACACGCTCCCATCCTAGCGAGCCGGCGGCATCCGGTCCGCCACCGGGCAACGCGGGATCCGGCGCCGCTAGTGCATTCCGCGCAGGAGCCGGGCGACGACGGGAACGATGACCGTGTTGGGGGCGGGGCCGGAGCTCAGAAACTGCTTGAGCCCGCGCACCATCCCGGCGGCATTAAGAACCCGGATGGTGTCCTGGCTTCCGACCCGTCCGCTGCCTGAGCGCCGGTGATCGTCGATGACCGGCTGGTGAAGGTTGCCGTCCGTGCTGTGGATCACAGTCCAGCCCGTGACGTTGAGCTCCGGAAAGATGTCCTGCATCCGGCGCACGCTGCTCGCCAGCTGCGGCGGGGCAATGGAGCGCCCGCCGTGGGTCAGGGTGCTGCCGTTCCAGGCGTACGCTCCCGGCGGCAGGAGCATCGACCCAATGAGCGCCAACCGGTAGCCGGACAACAGTGCATGGTCGATGTGGCTGTTGTCCGCCGGTGATTGCAGTCCGTTGATCAGCCGGGCGGCGGGAATCGCCGGCAGGATTTGCCGGCTGATCAGTTGCACTGTCCGCAATTCGCGCTGGATTCGGGCCTCGGCTCCGAAAATGCCGCGCTTCCGGGGCATGCCGTGGACCTGCTGCCGGGCCAGCCCCGCCGGAATTAACGGCACCTCGCCGCTGCGCGTGACGTCCTCGAAGGACGGCACATAAACGGGCGCGTCGGCTGCCGTGTTCCGGGGCGTATTGGGACGGCGGACATGGGCGGAGGCATGGCTGCCGGCCGCCGGGGCATCGAAACGGGCGCCCTCGTCGTCGGCGGATTCGCCGGAGCTGGGGGCACGCGCGCCGCGGCCGGCGGACGCCGTGCCGTAGGAACGGTCGTAGTCGGCGCGGCGCTTGGCATCGATCAGGGTCTCGTAAGCGAGCGTCACCCGCCGGAAGGCGGCCGGATCGCCGCCGTGATCCGGGTGCGCCTTCCGGGCAGCCTTGCGGTAGGCCACCTTGATTTCCTTCTCTGTCGCCGTCACGGGGATCCTGAGGACCTGGTAGTGAGAGCCGTTGCCCTGGGTCAAGCAAAAATCCTTAAGTCGATGCTGCCGGTCTGTACCGGTCGGTCCGGTCAGTTTAACCGTCTGCCAGGACCAACGACCGTGCCTGCGCCGATGGTTCCGCCGGCGTCTGGGCGGCGCCGGGGTCAGCGCTCCCGCCGCGGGGACAGCCTGTTAAGGGCCAGAGCCCCGACCAATAGCCCGAAGTCACGCAGCGCGACGTCGTAAAAACCGCCAAGCACAAGAAGGTTAATGATGATGCCCAGCAGCCAGGCAGCCACCACGATCGAACCGAACCGGGGCCGGAATGCGACGGCGAGGCCCGCCAGGATCTCCACGGCACCCACAACATACATGATGCTCTGGGCCGGCAGCGGCACCAGCGACGTGATTGCCGGGGCGAGGTAGACGGTCCAGTCGGTGAGCAGGTTGGTGAACTTGTCCAGCCCGAAAATGATGGGTGCCACGGTGAAGACGGTCCGCAACAGCAGGAAGGCCTGGTGTTGCTGGAGTGCGGACGGCGCGTGTGCTGGTGCGGTGACGCTGGCTGGGGATTTCATGGTCGGCTCCTTCTAAAAGATGGTCCTCTAATTTTAGAAGCGCTTGAGACATTAAGCAATGGATCTTGTTTTTAGAGTTACGATGAATCTATGAACACACTTCCCTGGCGCCGCCGGGTCGCGGCCATTGCGTCCCTGGGGGATGAAAACCGCCGGAAGCTATTTGACTTCGTCCGCTCGGCCGGGGACGCCGTGAGCCGGGACGACGCCGCCCGAGCCGTTGGCCTGGCCAGAAGCACGGCGTCCTTCCATCTGGACCGGCTGGTCCATGACGGGGTGCTCTTGGTCGAGTTCCGAAAGCTGGGCGGCCGGGACGGGCCGGGTTCGGGCCGGCCGGCCAAGCTCTATCGGGCGGCCGTTCGTGAGGTGGGGGCCTCCGTCCCGGACCGGAACTACGATTTGGCCGCTGACCTGCTGGTCTCCGCCGTTGAAGCGTCAATGGCGGAGGGCGGGTCTGCCCGTGAGGTGCTGCTCCGGACCGCATACGCCCGGGGGTACGAGGCCGGCCGGACCCGGGCTGACGCGGCCGGTCCGGCCGCGGGCGCCGGTTTCGCAGAGCTGCTTGCAGCGGAAGGCTACCGGCCAGAGGATGACGGCGCCGGCGGCCTGCTCCTGCTGAACTGTCCCTTCGACCGCATCGCCTCCGGCCATGCCGGGGTGGTGTGTGCCATGAACGGCGCCTTTCTGGGCGGGGCCGCCGCAGGCTGCGGCATCGCACGCGAACGGGTGGAGGCGCTGGACATCGAGGATTTCAAAGCGCAGGGAGCCGCGCAGCAGGGACAATGCTGTGCCCGGATCAGACCGCCCGGAGCCTGACCCGGCCATGTCTGCCGGCGGACAGGAGACTTGCCGCCGCCTCGCCTGTGGGGGCGTCCGGTGGTCCCGTGGAGGATCCTTCCCGGAGGCTGCTGCGGGTAGAATTGGCCTGTGCCTGTCTACCTGGATCATGCCGCCACCACGCCCCTCGCCCCCGAAGCCCTGGCTGCGCTGACCCGTGAACTTTCCCGGACCGGGAACCCCTCGTCACTGCACGGCTCGGGGCCGCCGTGCCCGGCGGGCCGTTGAGGATGCCCGTGAGGCCCTGGCTGCGGCTGCCGGAGCCCATCCCTCGGAAGTGATCTTCACCTCCGGCGGTACGGAAGCCGACAACCTTGCCGTCAAGGGCCTCTATTGGGCCCGCCGCGCCGCGGACCCGGCCCGCACCCGCATCCTGTGTTCCGCCGTCGAGCACCATGCCGTCCTGGACACGGTGGAATGGCTGGAACGGCACGAAGGCGCCGACGTCTGCTGGCTGCCCGTGGACGCGGACGGTGTGCTGGATTTGGCTGCGCTCGAGGCGGAACTCGCCCGGGACCCGGCCTCGATCGCCCTCGCAACGGTCATGTGGGCCAACAACGAGGTCGGCACCATCCAGCCTGTTGCCCGGATCGTGGAACTGGCTCACAGTGCCGGTGTGCCGGTTCACTCCGATGCCGTCCAGGCCTTTGGCTCGATTCCGGTGGATTTCCGCGCTGCCGGACTCGACGCGATGTCCATCTCCGGGCACAAGATCGGCGGTCCCGTCGGCGTCGGGGCGCTGATCCTGGGCCGCGCCGTGACGTTGACCCCGGTCCAGCACGGCGGGGGGCAGGAACGTGACGTCCGGTCCGGCACGCTGGACACCGCCTCCATCGCCGCCTTCGCGGCGGCCGCCGATGCTGCCGCCGCCAAGCTTTCGGAAGAAGCGGACCGGATCGGCGCGCTGCGGGACCATCTCATTGACGGCGTCCGCGCAGCGGTTCCCGACGCCGTGCTGCGCGGGGCACCTTCTGCCGGACGGCTCCCCGGCAACGCGCACTTCACCTTCCCCGGCTGTGAGGGCGACTCGCTGCTGTTCCTGCTGGACCTGGCCGGGGTGGAGTCCTCCACCGGCTCGGCCTGCACCGCGGGGGTTCCACGGCCCTCCCATGTGCTCCTGGCGATGGGGCTGGACGAGGATACCGCCAGGGGCGCCCAGCGCTTCAGCCTGGGACACACCTCCACCGGCGCCGACGTCGATGCCCT includes:
- the sigK gene encoding ECF RNA polymerase sigma factor SigK, coding for METPNAPNPGATAAPGTSADVNRRLGSLLAQIAHGDQAAFAEFYGLTSRRVFGMARRVLIDAELSEDTTQEVFLQVWQNASKFNPEAGTPLAWLMTISHRRAVDKVRSSQSSTDREAKYGASSQEIDHDSVSDEVSSRLEAEAVVRCLGTLTDTQQESVRLAYYGGLTYREVAEKLNAAVPTIKSRIRDGLIRLKTCLGVN
- a CDS encoding tRNA (cytidine(34)-2'-O)-methyltransferase; the protein is MFRILFHAPEIPGNTGNAIRLAAITGAELHLVEPLGFDFSDAKLRRAGLDYHDLAVVTVHPDIDAAWEALNPERVFAFTSDGEASYTDISYLPGDVLLFGCESEGLPEELKHDSHVTSRVRLPMLPSLRSLNLANAASIAVYEAWRQNGFTGAKL
- a CDS encoding J domain-containing protein — protein: MTQGNGSHYQVLRIPVTATEKEIKVAYRKAARKAHPDHGGDPAAFRRVTLAYETLIDAKRRADYDRSYGTASAGRGARAPSSGESADDEGARFDAPAAGSHASAHVRRPNTPRNTAADAPVYVPSFEDVTRSGEVPLIPAGLARQQVHGMPRKRGIFGAEARIQRELRTVQLISRQILPAIPAARLINGLQSPADNSHIDHALLSGYRLALIGSMLLPPGAYAWNGSTLTHGGRSIAPPQLASSVRRMQDIFPELNVTGWTVIHSTDGNLHQPVIDDHRRSGSGRVGSQDTIRVLNAAGMVRGLKQFLSSGPAPNTVIVPVVARLLRGMH
- a CDS encoding metalloregulator ArsR/SmtB family transcription factor, whose protein sequence is MNTLPWRRRVAAIASLGDENRRKLFDFVRSAGDAVSRDDAARAVGLARSTASFHLDRLVHDGVLLVEFRKLGGRDGPGSGRPAKLYRAAVREVGASVPDRNYDLAADLLVSAVEASMAEGGSAREVLLRTAYARGYEAGRTRADAAGPAAGAGFAELLAAEGYRPEDDGAGGLLLLNCPFDRIASGHAGVVCAMNGAFLGGAAAGCGIARERVEALDIEDFKAQGAAQQGQCCARIRPPGA